The Ruania alba genome has a window encoding:
- a CDS encoding amidohydrolase family protein, with the protein MHVLDTHVHLVEDPDWVRGEHQGPVRRPFTAADFRDHAAGTEVTALVSVPSLPTVAETRRMLAVAAADPTVAAVVGWVDLTAPDVGAQLDALMATPGSLRGIRHSLQREPDPDWLMRTDVLAGLRELAERDLLFEILARGDQLDAAVRMSRQRPDLTLVLDHAGNPPLATGDLTDWERHLRRLAQHERLVCKVSGPMVHAERSTLADGALDRSAQLVRDIFGPCRTLVGSNYPLCLLTGDYDAAWRRGLSLVAEVSGDARQVHATARTLYIPST; encoded by the coding sequence ATGCACGTGCTCGACACGCATGTCCACCTGGTCGAGGACCCAGACTGGGTACGCGGTGAGCACCAAGGTCCGGTGCGGCGACCGTTCACCGCGGCAGACTTCCGCGATCACGCGGCAGGGACCGAGGTGACCGCGCTGGTGAGCGTGCCGTCACTTCCGACAGTGGCCGAGACCCGGCGCATGCTTGCCGTTGCCGCAGCCGACCCGACGGTGGCCGCCGTCGTCGGATGGGTCGACCTGACGGCGCCGGATGTGGGCGCACAGCTGGACGCCCTGATGGCGACGCCAGGATCGCTGCGCGGGATCCGGCACTCGCTGCAACGCGAACCGGACCCCGACTGGTTGATGCGCACCGACGTGCTCGCGGGACTACGTGAGCTAGCCGAACGCGACCTGCTGTTCGAGATTCTTGCCCGAGGCGATCAGCTGGACGCCGCTGTGCGGATGAGCCGGCAACGTCCCGATCTCACGCTCGTGCTCGATCACGCCGGCAACCCTCCGCTGGCGACCGGGGACCTGACGGACTGGGAACGGCACCTCCGCAGGCTGGCCCAGCACGAACGCCTCGTGTGCAAGGTGTCCGGCCCCATGGTGCACGCCGAGCGCAGCACTCTCGCGGACGGTGCACTCGACCGCAGTGCCCAACTCGTGCGAGACATCTTCGGACCTTGCCGAACACTCGTCGGTTCGAATTATCCGTTGTGCCTGCTGACTGGCGACTACGACGCCGCCTGGCGACGCGGTCTCTCGCTGGTTGCAGAGGTTTCCGGCGACGCGCGGCAGGTGCACGCGACCGCACGAACTCTCTACATCCCCAGCACCTGA